One segment of Triticum aestivum cultivar Chinese Spring chromosome 2A, IWGSC CS RefSeq v2.1, whole genome shotgun sequence DNA contains the following:
- the LOC123189139 gene encoding histone deacetylase 9 isoform X1 — protein MLEKDRISYFYDGDVGNVYFGPNHPMKPHRLCMTHHLVLSYDLHKKMEIYRPHKAYPTELAQFHSADYVEFLHRITPDTQHLYASELTRYNLGEDCPVFDDLFEFCQIYAGGTLDAARRLNHKTCDIAINWAGGLHHAKKCEASGFCYINDLVLGILELLKYHARVLYIDIDVHHGDGVEEAFYFTDRVMTVSFHKYGDMFFPGTGDIKDIGDREGRYYAINIPLKDGIDDSSFTRLFKTIIAKVVETYLPGAIVLQCGADSLARDRLGCFNLSIEGHAECVKFVKKFKIPLLVTGGGGYTKENVARCWAVETGVLLDTELPNEIPDNEYIEYFGPDYTLKVPNLNMDNLNSKTYLSSIKVQVMESLRAIQHAPGVQMQEVPPDFYVPDFDEDELDPDERVDQHTQDKQVHRDDEYYEGDNDNDHDDGGH, from the exons ATGTTGGAGAAAGACAGGATATCCTATTTCTACGATG GGGATGTTGGCAATGTGTACTTTGGGCCAAATCACCCGATGAAACCGCATCGCCTTTGCATGACACACCATCTCGTGTTATCatatgatcttcacaagaaaatggagatatat AGACCCCACAAAGCATATCCAACAGAGCTTGCGCAGTTCCATTCTGCTGATTATGTGGAATTCTTGCACCGAATAACTCCTGATACCCAGCACTTGTATGCAAGTGAATTAACTAGAT ACAACCTTGGAGAGGACTGCCCGGTCTTTGATGATTTGTTTGAGTTCTGCCAAATCTATGCTGGAGGAACTCTAG ATGCGGCTCGAAGACTAAATCATAAAACATGTGATATTGCTATTAATTGGGCTGGTGGGCTGCATCATGCAAAGAAGTGTGAGGCGTCAGGCTTCTGCTACATTAATGACCTGGTTTTGGGAATTCTGGAGCTTCTCAAGTATCATGCTAGGGTTCTCTATATTGACATTGATGTCCATCATGGAGATGGAGTTGAAGAAGCCTTCTATTTCACTGACAG GGTAATGACTGTAAGTTTCCACAAGTATGGTGACATGTTCTTTCCTGGCACAGGTGATATTAAG GATATAGGAGACAGGGAAGGAAGATATTATGCAATCAACATCCCACTTAAAGATGGCATAGATGACAGCAGCTTTACTCGCCTTTTTAAAACG ATTATTGCCAAAGTTGTTGAGACATATCTGCCAGGTGCTATTGTTCTTCAATGTGGGGCTGATTCATTGGCGCGAGACCGCCTAGGGTGTTTCAATCTTTCAATAGAAG GCCATGCTGAATGTGTAAAGTTTGTTAAGAAATTTAAAATCCCGCTGCTG GTGACAGGAGGTGGTGGGTACACCAAAGAGAATGTAGCACGCTGTTGGGCTGTTGAAACTGGGGTTCTTCTAGACACAGAACTCCCAAATG AGATCCCTGACAATGAATACATTGAATACTTCGGTCCAGATTATACATTGAAAGTACCAAATCTGAACATG GACAACTTGAATAGTAAGACGTATCTCAGTTCAATCAAAGTGCAAGTAATGGAGAGTTTGCGGGCCATACAACATGCACCTGGCGTTCAGATGCAAGAG GTTCCACCCGATTTCTATGTCCCGGATTTTGATGAAGACGAGCTGGATCCTGATGAACGTGTTGATC AGCATACCCAAGACAAGCAGGTTCATCGTGACGACGAGTACTATGAAGGCGACAACGACAATGATCACGATGACGGCGGACATTGA
- the LOC123189139 gene encoding histone deacetylase 9 isoform X2 produces MIFTRKWRYMSRPHKAYPTELAQFHSADYVEFLHRITPDTQHLYASELTRYNLGEDCPVFDDLFEFCQIYAGGTLDAARRLNHKTCDIAINWAGGLHHAKKCEASGFCYINDLVLGILELLKYHARVLYIDIDVHHGDGVEEAFYFTDRVMTVSFHKYGDMFFPGTGDIKDIGDREGRYYAINIPLKDGIDDSSFTRLFKTIIAKVVETYLPGAIVLQCGADSLARDRLGCFNLSIEGHAECVKFVKKFKIPLLVTGGGGYTKENVARCWAVETGVLLDTELPNEIPDNEYIEYFGPDYTLKVPNLNMDNLNSKTYLSSIKVQVMESLRAIQHAPGVQMQEVPPDFYVPDFDEDELDPDERVDQHTQDKQVHRDDEYYEGDNDNDHDDGGH; encoded by the exons atgatcttcacaagaaaatggagatatatGTCG AGACCCCACAAAGCATATCCAACAGAGCTTGCGCAGTTCCATTCTGCTGATTATGTGGAATTCTTGCACCGAATAACTCCTGATACCCAGCACTTGTATGCAAGTGAATTAACTAGAT ACAACCTTGGAGAGGACTGCCCGGTCTTTGATGATTTGTTTGAGTTCTGCCAAATCTATGCTGGAGGAACTCTAG ATGCGGCTCGAAGACTAAATCATAAAACATGTGATATTGCTATTAATTGGGCTGGTGGGCTGCATCATGCAAAGAAGTGTGAGGCGTCAGGCTTCTGCTACATTAATGACCTGGTTTTGGGAATTCTGGAGCTTCTCAAGTATCATGCTAGGGTTCTCTATATTGACATTGATGTCCATCATGGAGATGGAGTTGAAGAAGCCTTCTATTTCACTGACAG GGTAATGACTGTAAGTTTCCACAAGTATGGTGACATGTTCTTTCCTGGCACAGGTGATATTAAG GATATAGGAGACAGGGAAGGAAGATATTATGCAATCAACATCCCACTTAAAGATGGCATAGATGACAGCAGCTTTACTCGCCTTTTTAAAACG ATTATTGCCAAAGTTGTTGAGACATATCTGCCAGGTGCTATTGTTCTTCAATGTGGGGCTGATTCATTGGCGCGAGACCGCCTAGGGTGTTTCAATCTTTCAATAGAAG GCCATGCTGAATGTGTAAAGTTTGTTAAGAAATTTAAAATCCCGCTGCTG GTGACAGGAGGTGGTGGGTACACCAAAGAGAATGTAGCACGCTGTTGGGCTGTTGAAACTGGGGTTCTTCTAGACACAGAACTCCCAAATG AGATCCCTGACAATGAATACATTGAATACTTCGGTCCAGATTATACATTGAAAGTACCAAATCTGAACATG GACAACTTGAATAGTAAGACGTATCTCAGTTCAATCAAAGTGCAAGTAATGGAGAGTTTGCGGGCCATACAACATGCACCTGGCGTTCAGATGCAAGAG GTTCCACCCGATTTCTATGTCCCGGATTTTGATGAAGACGAGCTGGATCCTGATGAACGTGTTGATC AGCATACCCAAGACAAGCAGGTTCATCGTGACGACGAGTACTATGAAGGCGACAACGACAATGATCACGATGACGGCGGACATTGA